CACAGCCTCAGGCGCCGTGGCGTCCACCACTAACAGCACACGATCCGCTTCGGCGATTGCCTTCAGGGCCCGCTCCACACCGATTTTTTCTACCTGGTCGTCGGTATCGCGCAAGCCGGCTGTGTCGACCACGTGCAGTGGCATACCGTCGATGTGGATATGTTCGCGCAGGATATCCCGGGTGGTGCCGGCAATCTCGGTGACGATGGCGGCCTCACGGCCAGCCAAGGCATTCAGCAGGCTGGATTTCCCCGCGTTGGGGCGACCCGCAATCACCACCGTCATGCCATCGCGCAGCAAGGCGCCCTGCCCGGCTTCACGCAGGACAGTGGATAACTCCTCGCGGACTTTATCCAGCATTGCCAATACATGGCCATCGGCGAGGAAGTCGATCTCTTCCTCAGGAAAATCAATCGCCGCCTCTACGTAGATACGCAGGCTGATCAATTGCTCAGTCAAGTTATGCACACGCAGGGAAAATGCACCTTGCAGCGAGCGCAACGCATTGCGTGCGGCTTGCGCAGAACTCGCTTCGATCAAGTCTGCGATAGCTTCGGCCTGGGCCAGATCGAGTTTGTCATTCAAGAATGCGCGTTCGCTGAACTCACCCGGCCGTGCGAGACGACAGCCCAATTGCAGGCAGCGCTGCAGCAGCATATCCAGGACCACAGGCCCACCGTGGCCCTGCAGTTCCAGGACATCTTCACCGGTGAACGAGTTCGGCCCAGGAAAATAGAGAGCCAGGCCCTCATCCAATACGCTGTGGTCCGCATCCAGAAACGGTCCGTAATGGGCATACCGAGGCTTTAATTCTCGGCCGCTGATGGCCTGGGCTGCTACGCCGGCGAGCGGCCCGGAAATACGAACGATACCGACACCACCACGGCCTTGAGCGGTGGCGACAGCGGCGATGGTTTCACGAGGAGCGCTCATCAGCAGGTTCCAGAACAAAAGTGACGGAAAGCAAAACGCCCCACTAGGGGGCGTCTTGAGTGGTTATCCACAGAGTAAATTACGCCTCGGCTTTTTTGGTAGCCGCTTCGATTTTACGTGTGATGTACCACTGTTGAGAGATCGACAATACGTTGTTGACCACCCAGTACAGAACCAGGCCCGCAGGGAACCACAGGAAGAAGAAGG
The genomic region above belongs to Pseudomonas sp. S35 and contains:
- the mnmE gene encoding tRNA uridine-5-carboxymethylaminomethyl(34) synthesis GTPase MnmE, whose amino-acid sequence is MSAPRETIAAVATAQGRGGVGIVRISGPLAGVAAQAISGRELKPRYAHYGPFLDADHSVLDEGLALYFPGPNSFTGEDVLELQGHGGPVVLDMLLQRCLQLGCRLARPGEFSERAFLNDKLDLAQAEAIADLIEASSAQAARNALRSLQGAFSLRVHNLTEQLISLRIYVEAAIDFPEEEIDFLADGHVLAMLDKVREELSTVLREAGQGALLRDGMTVVIAGRPNAGKSSLLNALAGREAAIVTEIAGTTRDILREHIHIDGMPLHVVDTAGLRDTDDQVEKIGVERALKAIAEADRVLLVVDATAPEAVDPFALWPEFLEQRPDPAKVTLIRNKADLTGEAIAMETSGDGHVTISLSAKSAGDGLELLRDHLKACMGYEQTSESSFSARRRHLEALRHASAALEHGRAQLTLAGAGELLAEDLRQAQQLLGEITGAFSSDDLLGRIFSSFCIGK